In Cervus elaphus chromosome 5, mCerEla1.1, whole genome shotgun sequence, the following proteins share a genomic window:
- the BHLHA9 gene encoding class A basic helix-loop-helix protein 9: MHPGAPGSGLRGLKGAEGSPQDLGNSCLEAGRDFGVLRENGSPGGLGEAEEVAGSRKRSRPVRSKARRMAANVRERRRILDYNEAFNALRRALRHDLGGKRLSKIATLRRAIHRIAALSLVLRASPAPRWSCGHQECHGQAARAGDAGDLRSSPPAPQPPARPFAPRCASCHPHTPLGRPRAVAEALPGWAQASPGSWRRSLGAPSAWPRGLLRAGPGLGHPHS; this comes from the coding sequence ATGCACCCAGGCGCGCCAGGATCAGGCCTCAGGGGCCTGAAAGGAGCTGAGGGCTCTCCTCAGGACTTGgggaactcttgcctggaagccGGGAGGGATTTTGGGGTGCTGAGGGAGAACGGCAGCCCCGGAGGCCTGGGCGAGGCGGAAGAGGTGGCCGGGAGTAGAAAGCGCAGCCGGCCCGTGCGGTCCAAGGCGCGGCGCATGGCCGCCAACGTGCGCGAGCGCAGGCGCATCCTGGACTACAACGAGGCCTTCAACGCGCTGCGCCGCGCGCTGCGGCACGACCTGGGCGGCAAGAGGCTCTCCAAGATCGCCACGCTGCGCAGGGCCATCCACCGCATCGCCGCGCTCTCCCTCGTGCTGCGCGCCAGCCCCGCGCCCCGCTGGTCCTGCGGGCACCAGGAGTGCCACGGGCAGGCCGCGCGCGCCGGGGACGCGGGGGACCTGCGCTCCAGCCCGCCGGCGCCTCAACCGCCCGCCCGGCCCTTCGCGCCGCGCTGCGCCTCGTGCCACCCCCACACGCCCCTGGGACGGCCCAGGGCGGTGGCCGAGGCGCTGCCGGGCTGGGCCCAGGCCTCCCCCGGAAGCTGGCGCCGAAGTCTCGGGGCTCCCTCGGCCTGGCCTCGGGGCCTCCTGCGAGCGGGCCCTGGGCTGGGCCACCCACACTCCTGA